The sequence GATCAATAAGAAGTTCAGTGTCTTATTCCAGGACAGCTTGACATGTGTTGCAACATGCCTGTTGTGGAAAATGAACCACCCAAAATCATGAAGTGGAGCTGCATTGAATTGCAAAGTCTTACATTTCCCCTGTTTAATTTGCTCAAAGCTAATTCTAGTATTAGGTGTGTATGGGTTGGAAATTCTCTCCACACATGGGCAGCAACAAAAAAACCTTAAGTAATAAATTAACTGCTGTGTCTTATAAAACAGTAAGGAGTGTGTGGGAAGCTGGACTGAGTGGGCTGgtttttaaacataaatctgttttctgaTAAAATGTCTGCATTATATTCAACACTTTTCACAACCTGTCTTTGtctccatcttttctcttttaaattgCCTCCTCATGTCACCTCTCCACCTCCCTCCAGCTAAGGAAGGTTATGCCGTGTACAAGTCAGTGCCATACGGCTCAGTGGACGACACGCTCCCCTACCTGGTGCGACGGGCTCAGGAGAATCGCACTGTGTTGCAGGGAATCCGCAAGGAAAGGGATCTACTGAGGCAAGAGCTCCAGAGAAGACTCCGTCTGAGGCTGAGAGGAGGCAGCTAATGGGCCACCAGCACAGAGGggaaacagagaagagagatcAGTATGAACTCGCCCGCtgaacaactgaacacacacaaggaTCCTAATCAGGATATTAAGTAGAATCAGGAAGCCGCATGGGAACACTGCATCAAAGAAAAGATCAAATCCATGTACACTTGCATAAAAGCTATAGCCTACTGTATACTGATGAAGAACTGAAGCATGAAACTATTCAGTGGTTTGATGACAACTGAGAGCAATAATTGCAACAATATATGCTGTTTGTTGGAAAAGTTGTagaaaaatgtgcatttaaattACTTTCATTATAATTTTTTCTGCTGTACATTACAACTGTCAATATCTTATGTTTTTGTAGTAATAAaatacttattttcatttttgcctGCTGGGTTGAAACAACACTTACtgcaaacaattaaaaatagaGGGAAACTGTTAATATTGCAAAGCTGCTCAGACTGATTGtctgcactttaaaaaaaaaaactggattgAAGTTCTTAATATCTGAGGAAATGACAGTAAAACctgatattcatgttttttgctGTAGCAGGAAGTGTCTCAGTCTGATGGCATGATGACTACATTTTGTCAGTTATCCGTATCACAGCAGCTCTACACAACAGTGAAAgctgttttgacagtttttggAGAGGTTGAAAGTGggtctttgttttaaaatgcagttttaattgACAGATTCCAATCAGTTGTCAAAAGCAAAAACTTGCCAGAGCTAGTTAAGCTGCGCTGAAGTAACAACTGATTAGTAAAAAGAGTCAGTAGTGGTGAAACAGTGACATGTCTGATGGTTGACGGTTAGTCATTCCCTGAGACACACTGATATCTGACCGGTTCATCTTTCAACTCTTCTTGTGTGTTTACTGATATTCAGCAAACTGgtcttttttcctttaacatTCTCAGAAATATCACTCAGTTCTCAGGAAGAATGTATTTGTCAAAGCCTTTCTTTGGAGGCTAAaatttgtcactttattaaagCACAAACTCTGCTTGATAACCTCACAACGTGTCAGGGAATCATTTCTCTTTAAAGACATctgcacattttatttctccCTTTCTACCAGTGCTCCCCTCAGATCAACCAGTCTGTATGTAACGTTAAATGTAAATGGCAGAGAATGTTTGGTCTCCACATGCTACAGTTTAAATGAGTAAAGTccaataaaacattattcagAACCAGATTGATCACTCTCACCTCTGTAAAAAGTCACGAGATACATGGGAATTACTTCAAATCTGAGTTTAGTTGTGAAAATGCAAAGCTAAGAACTAAATAGCATTCataaatacttaagtaaagacAGATCCTGACCTTTCTTGCTGAGTTTTCTCAGTTCTTTCCCTGTTTTTTGATCTTAATTACTAATTCTGATGGGACATATGAGTAAGAGACCCTCCTACTGTTTCTACATGAATTTACTGGGTCTGTACTTGACATACTGATTTCTGAATGTATAAAAGTTATGCTGGGTGGCTTTTGGGATCTAATGTTCATTTTTCACTGATGTATTAGTTGTTAGTAGAAGAGTGGGGTCTTTTTATCGTCACAATTGTCCAAAAAGAAGGctcaaaacacactttttattattgtttattagaTAGATTATTGATAACAATTCTTGACGTGTTTGTCACCTGACCGAACTGCCAAAAGCCCGTTACACCGCAATGCCTTTATTATACCATCTTCTACTAGCAATAACTTTAAAAGTTCTTCACATTTATCCAAAGGAGATGGCAGCACTGAAATGTCACACTATGCAGTTGCAGTGAGAAGGGCTTGTGCTGCGATGACTTGCAGCTGAAAACAATTTCGAGTCAAATGAAGCTGACCAGCACACAGCCAAGTGCCAAGCAAAGAAAACCAGGTGGTGGTTGTCGTTATGGAATGAAGACTAGCTCAAATTGGGGGGACTGGGATCCACTCGCTCAAAGCTCAGTAGTTGCTTTGGTTTTGATTTCTGTAGCCGCCTCGCTGGTAGCCCCCTTGTTTCTGCTGGTAACCACCTTTCTGATCTGTGGACGTGCAAAGATTGTTCATCAGTATCAACATGGcaacatttaatcaaataataaaaaacataactttaCTGAGGATTCTTTTTGAAACTTTCAAAtgtaacaatttaaaaatatcttgtCCTCAATCTAAcaattttaatacattaaaagTAAGTTAAATGCAAATAAACTCAGTCAGCATCATCACTACAGCAATGAATACATGACAAAACAGCCTCAGCAGAGGATCAGAGGCATGTTGGCTTGAGAAGGTCATCATGTGGtcagaaaggtttttttttttgcatctgaaGAACAACATCAGCGTGGCTTTACATACCTCTCTGGTAGGATTGCTTCTGTTGGTAGCCGCCTTTCTGATCTGTAATGCAAGGGACAACCAGTCAGCATTGTTTCTAAGAAAGCACAGCTCAGCCTGGAATAGCAACAGAAGCATGTGAGATGTTCCAGGAATACAAGGTGTAGCATTCACAGCTTTGGAGAAGTACTTTAATGTGACCTTCGCTCATTGACAGACAAGGTGaacaacatgcaaacacatgtgGTAAACACAGTATAAGGCATACTGTGAGGTATGCATGAGGTCTAAACTCACCTCTGTTGAAGTAGCCACCATATACGCCCTGCTTGAGGTCAAAGACGCGCTCGTTATTCTCCACCAAGCTGCCCAGTTTCTCAGCCAGCTGCAGGGCCATGTTCTGCAGGGAGGTGGGCTCTGTGCGGTGCATCACCACTGTCTGTGTGGGCTGGTCGAGTGATGCCTGTTAGGAAGAGGACAGAAGtgcatttaattaaaaaaaaaaaatacataaaaagaaactaaatgTGTACAAGTGAAAATTTCATTGGGACATTTATTGCTTTTTCATCTACTTATAATTGCAATTTAGTCCTGACAGAGTAGCAGAGAAGCCATGAAACTTACCATCAACTCCTCGTTGATGATCATTTTGCTGATGATGCTGTGAACTGTGGGTATCTCCAACTCAAACATCTCAGATAGTGTCTCCATGCTGGAGGAGaaaaattgaatttgaattaaAACCAGTTGGCAGAGACAACATGACAGATCATCACAGATCGCATGCATAAAATCTCCTTTAAAAACTTCCATCTTGTGCTTACCTGATGGAGTCGTACACACTGCTGTACGTGAACAGGTAGGTTCTCAGTGACTCCTCTTGGATCTTCCTACAGAAGACAACAGCAATTTCAGTCAGACAGTGCATAAATATAGTACTGTGTAGGGCAGTGTTTATAAAGATTTAATTGCCAGACTAAATTAATCGAGAAACTATGATATAACTATAAATATTGCCTCGCGGTTGTATGCCtccaccaaccagtcaagttgcaatttacatccatgtctgtccagactcattaTTTGTTGTGAAGACTTGGagaggaatttaataaaaggcattaaGTGTATGTTTTGGCAAAATGGAGGTTATCACTATATTGACATGCATGATTCCAGTGAATAACTTCCAGTGAGAAACATGCTGTCTTCATTTAGAAACTATATAGGAGTACAGAGGACTGATAAGAGAGCTTCGTCACATAGTGCAACGATAATCACCTGAAGTTTACTATCAGCAAAACCAATGAGCTTTAGGTGGACTACAAGAGGAACAGGAGGCTCCCTGTCCTGGTTGTCATCCAGGGAGAGGAAGTGAAAGAGGTAGACTCATACAAGTATCTTGGGAAAGCAAAATGCGAAGAtgctacaaattctaaaacgtgaatgcttcacacacatcttcaacccagcagcacAGAAGAGCTacacaatcaccacagtttcaagatgggcacccaagattagtgtcactaattcagtatccgaccaaatgtgaaatacgGTCACAATCGTTATGacgttgaataatggccagaaaagtgtttttgcagaacattatgatgtcacagtgaagttgacctctgaccttttggatattaaatgtcatcactttcattcatcattttatcctattagacatttgtgtgaaactttgtcataattagtgtatgaattcttgagttatggccaaaaacgtgttttgtgaggttACAGTGAACtggacctttgaccaccaaattctaatcaattcatctttgagtccaagtggacatttgtgccaaatttggatTCCCTccaggcgttcctgagatatctcATTCATGAGAATGGGATGGAACATAACGCCTACGTGTCGATGGCAGCCATGGCCGGAGGAGTTATGTTTTCGAGTATCAGGTAAAAATCGATAAGAATGACAAGCATGCACATTTGTAATTGAATTACtcaatgaatgataatgatacACACTAACCTGACAAGCATCTCGCGTACTCGCTGTGTCTCAGGAAACAGGTCCCAAACCTTACTGTTCATCTTCTCATTGATGATGAATGAGTGGCAGGTACGCCAGTCTCCCATCTTCATGGCCTTGCTGGCCGCCACCACATGCTCCCTCATGCTCTCTGGGGGTCCTGGAGGACAACGAGAAAACGACAGTTATCTCCTCTGGTTTCTTCTTTGGATTGAAGTGTAAAGCATTGTGAGGTAACATGTTGCATACCCAGCAGTGGctgtctctctcccactctgaGCTGGTGATGGAACTGCTTGCTGATCATCCTGCGGCGGGCATCGAACTCATGGGCGGCCATGTAGGGGATTTCCAGCAGCATTGCGGACACCAAGTACACACACTCCAGCAGCTCCAGGTTGATGTGCATGTGGAATGGCACCTGTGACGGATGTCAAAGCCACGTTTTAATAGCTGCTGTCAACTTCTGTAAAACCTGACATGAAGTCTGGAGTGTTCTCAATATTTAGATCAGACTACTTAAGAACACATCAGGTCCCAACATGTGGTAGCTCTACTGAGATTTTCATTGTGATAGTTCATAACCAGTTGGTTTGGTGGACAGTTCTTGCAAAGCTATCTTGCACTTACTTGAGCCTAAAGTGCCCTTTCTAACCAATACAACTGATTGTACTGTGATGGAGAAGCTCTACTAAATTCTTTCTGGGTGAGGTCATCTGTCACATCAAACTCGAGTTATTTGGAATGTTTGATGAAACGCAGCTCGTTaccaacatgaaaaacacacctAACAtgattgttgttgatgatgatagGAGTTTACTGCTTTTTTAGGACTTACTTGTCTCCTCTTTTCAATCTTCTCCTGCTCAGCGTTCCTCTCCTGCATGTTCCTCATGAGCAAACCCTGACCTAGGAGCTCCTTGGCACGGCCAGAGGACTGGATGTCAAGCAAGGCATTGTGGGCATCTTTAATCATGCCCTGACGGAAAGCACAGATGCCCAGCTGGACCATGGTTCTGTTGTACAGAATCTAGgagaaaaaaagttcagtttagCCTTAATCATTAGAagttaatatattatattattttactgtggTGGCTTTGTGTCTGCCTGCCTACCTGCACGGGCGGGTCAGCGTGCTGGATGTTGTCCTGCAGGTGGCTCATCAGCATCAGGTCGCGGGCCTGGTACCAGCGTGAGTGCAGAGCGTGGTGGTAGATGTGGCAGAGGATGGCGCAGGTACGGATACGGTCGGTGCGATCCTTGGCGTAAATGAACTTGCAGAGACGGTCCATGATCACAGCGCTGTCCTCGCCCTCACTCTCCTCCTGGTCCTGCTCGGACTAGAAGGCAATTGGGAGACACGTCACACTCGGCTCATGACATGAAACTGTATGCACATATaaacaaattcaaaaataaaataaaaaaaaaaacgaccaAGTCAAggaattatttatttagttttagttttatttagttatttctGTCAATGTCCACCAATTAAAGAAActactttttcctttttgctaCTTGAATAAAGTGTCTTTCTCGCTCACAATTCTGTGCTTTTCTTACCTTGGATTCTCCCTGGAGGCCCAGGCTGCGCCGGTGGGCCTTGTAATCAAACTTGTAATAGGTGTGCATGATTCTGCGCAGGTAGACACGACAAATCTCCTCTGTGCTGCCCTTGTTCTCCAAGTAGTCCAGCAGCCTGTCAATGATGCCACAAACTCGGCCCTCGTCTTTCAGATTGTCGACGTATTCTGAAAGGAGAGTGGAGAGGAAAGCAATGAGCTACTAGAAATAATACAGCAACAGAATTATGGGATTCTTGcattaacaatttatttttctacttttgggGTGCTATTCTATCCATTATTCAGACATTCATAATTCACTTTCACTGAGAGCCCATGAATGAGAGTGCAGCGGCGGATCAATGAGATCTGCCTACCTCCTCCAGCTCATCTTCAGTGTTCAGCTGCAGCCGGCCCTGTCTGTGTCAAGATGCTTGATGTCTCATAATGACAAATGCCGGTTCACTCGATTTGCATAAAATCAATCCGGCTTAAGCTTGTACCAGAATCCGCCCCAACCCTAGATCCTGAGTCTGTTTTCGGGCATAACTCACCTTGTGAGTGGGGATCTGTGTTTTGCATGATCTTGGTAAACTCTTCATCCATCCTCTCCACCAGCGTTAAGATGCAACCACGCACCCTGAACggctgacaaacacacaaagaagcaaagcaatttatatttttgttattgaaaATGTACTCCTGGGATTAGAAGactaaaaatatacaaatgatACTTGCATTGAAGTAAAAtaatacagacataaaaaatacagacattaaGACACTGACAGGGATTCAGATTTGGGCGAGTCTCCCATCAAACAAGACAAACTGCCAcccaaaaataaaagcaatgtaAACTGaaagctaaaaaacaaacaaccccccccccccgccccaaAAGTTATGTTAAGAAAATAGGATGGGATACCTGATCTGAAATGGCAAGGTTTTCACTGTCCTCTGCAATGTTCTCCCCGATGaagatgttgttgttttcaaagAGGATGTCCAGCAGCTCGTCGATACAGTCCAGGCACTTCTTCCACATGTCCGCCTGATTGGGACACAAAGTCTGAATGACTCCATTTGAAAACACCAGGATCAGAATCCTGTATATTAATTTCCCAGACTTTCCCAGGTATAAGCCCAGATTttgtaacatttagaaaaacTCCT is a genomic window of Thunnus maccoyii chromosome 20, fThuMac1.1, whole genome shotgun sequence containing:
- the eif3c gene encoding eukaryotic translation initiation factor 3 subunit C, whose translation is MSRFFATGSDSESEESSSADEITPKAPGTTFKQSLLLSDDEEDTKRVVRSAKDKRFEELTNLIKTIRNAMKIRDMAKCLEEFEQLCRAFLKSKNIVDKEGVPSFYIRLLADLEDYLNQLWEDKEGKKKMNKNNAKALSTLRQKIRKYNRDYETEIAAYKENPQESADEEEEKGPEDSGSSSDSDGEGGDDGVSAKSFLKKKPEASSEASKFLKSAKGSGDESSSSDDDEDDEDWGSDTVDSGSESSDEGEGKSASLAMVFLKKTQAPEKSSEKVGKKKKPKKKERLEEEAEEEGGEEVEGGWEKVKGGVPLVKEKPKMFAKGTEINTAVVVKKLNEILQARGKKGTDRAAQIELLHALSAIANENNLGQGILVKIRFNIIASLYDYNPNLAAFMKADMWKKCLDCIDELLDILFENNNIFIGENIAEDSENLAISDQPFRVRGCILTLVERMDEEFTKIMQNTDPHSQEYVDNLKDEGRVCGIIDRLLDYLENKGSTEEICRVYLRRIMHTYYKFDYKAHRRSLGLQGESKSEQDQEESEGEDSAVIMDRLCKFIYAKDRTDRIRTCAILCHIYHHALHSRWYQARDLMLMSHLQDNIQHADPPVQILYNRTMVQLGICAFRQGMIKDAHNALLDIQSSGRAKELLGQGLLMRNMQERNAEQEKIEKRRQVPFHMHINLELLECVYLVSAMLLEIPYMAAHEFDARRRMISKQFHHQLRVGERQPLLGPPESMREHVVAASKAMKMGDWRTCHSFIINEKMNSKVWDLFPETQRVREMLVRKIQEESLRTYLFTYSSVYDSISMETLSEMFELEIPTVHSIISKMIINEELMASLDQPTQTVVMHRTEPTSLQNMALQLAEKLGSLVENNERVFDLKQGVYGGYFNRDQKGGYQQKQSYQRDQKGGYQQKQGGYQRGGYRNQNQSNY